The Planctomycetaceae bacterium genomic sequence CGCCGCTGACATGAACGCGGGGTTCCGGAACCTCCACAAACAGCCAGTCCAGCAGTTTCAGTTCAAGTAATACGGCTGCCATCGCCACCGGCGGCAGCAGCCAGGCACTCAGCGTGTCATGCACAAAATTCGCTGACGATTCGCCGGACCACTTGTACGCCACGGCCGTTGCGACAACGCGGATCAGGTTCACAATCAGGGCCGTCGGAAGAACACTGAACAGAATCAGCACCTTTTCCCAGGCCTGCCGTCGGCTGGCGACTACCGCAGCAACCGAAACCGCAAGGAACACCATCAGCATTCTCAGCCCGCTGATCGCTTCCGCGACACCAAGCCGCACGTCGCCCATCACAATCGTCCCACCGGACGAAACAGCGGGAATCCCGAACGACTGCACGTAGTAGGTGGCTTCCTGAGCACTCGGAACCTGCAGCGGCGCCGACGTCAGCGTTTCCAGTTGAGTCGGCAGCGGAAACAGGAATGCCGGAAACAACACCGCCGGCCAGACTCCGCAGAAGAATCGCCGTCCCCACACAGCCAGCACAATTCCCGCCGCAGCACACAGAAATGCAGCCTGATCGATGATTTCAATCTGCAGGCGACCGGCCAGAAGGTGCGATGCGACCGCCGCCGCCATCAGCATCACGCCGAAGACGTTCCATTTGGCGGTTCCCGCAAGAATTCTGCCACGTCGCATCCATGCAACAGCGATCGCCATCAGCGGAACAACGAAACCGTGAGCATACTGCGGCTCCGATGCCCAGCGTGCCGCGGCGGAACTGAGCGGACTGCGAAACATCACCAGCGCAGCGACGCTCAGAAGCAACGTCCACGCGGCTCGCACCGGCCAGTCGCGGCAGATCCATTCGGACTGTTCAGTGGAACGGGTCATGAGTCTTTGCTGTGAGTACTGCGAGAATCTGATTGCATTGCCGCCAGCCATGGCGACCACAAAACCGGAACTCAGCCGCTGCGTTCAGAATTCACCGCTATTGCGCAGAACGTGCAGGAACGAAGATCGACCAGGCAACCGAACTGCTGCCGTCGCAACGTCAGCATTCACGACAGCGCCGTTCCCGGGTGTGTTGCTGGAACGCTACACCATGATCACCGTGCGTGGCCGAGCGACAATCAGCGAAGCCCGGTCTTCTGCAGGCTCTGCGGATTGTTTAGCGAAGGCGACAGTTTTGTCGTCGGGCTGCCAAATTGCCGCATCACGATGAATCGATGCGACCGGCAGAATCGGAACCAATTTCAGTGGCCGCGTACGCTCAGCCATGTATGACAGCCGCAATCGTCGGGTCACGCGGCACGCGCATCGCGGGACCAGCTATGTTGTTCTGTCCTGCAGAACTTTCATCGCCGCGTTGTGGCCGGGGATGCCGCTGACCGCACCGCCTCGAACAGCCGACGATCCGCACAGCAGAATGCGGGGATGTTCTGTTTCGACGCCCCACAATCCGGCTTGTTCATCGGATTCCGCAAACGGCCAGG encodes the following:
- a CDS encoding exosortase/archaeosortase family protein, which encodes MTRSTEQSEWICRDWPVRAAWTLLLSVAALVMFRSPLSSAAARWASEPQYAHGFVVPLMAIAVAWMRRGRILAGTAKWNVFGVMLMAAAVASHLLAGRLQIEIIDQAAFLCAAAGIVLAVWGRRFFCGVWPAVLFPAFLFPLPTQLETLTSAPLQVPSAQEATYYVQSFGIPAVSSGGTIVMGDVRLGVAEAISGLRMLMVFLAVSVAAVVASRRQAWEKVLILFSVLPTALIVNLIRVVATAVAYKWSGESSANFVHDTLSAWLLPPVAMAAVLLELKLLDWLFVEVPEPRVHVSGAVRPGVVPVSR